Genomic DNA from Pseudofrancisella aestuarii:
TAGGGACTAACTCAAAATTATTATAAATCCGAGTTTTTTCATAGTTTGCTTCTAACTCTTCATTATTTGTAAAAACTATTACACGATCAAAATTTTCTGAAGAAACTAATTCAAAATTATTATAGTTTTCAGAATCAATAATGGCTAATCTTAGATATTCCATAATTAAGACCTTTAATAGATGTAGTATATTTATATTTTACAATAAAAGGCAGATTACTAATATAGAAGTCTATTTATTAAGTTTTTGTTTGATAACTATATAAGCATCACGAAAAGATAGGCCTTGTTCAACTAATTTATAAACCTCTTCAGTAGCATATAAATCTGAAGTCATAGCTTGTTCTAGTTTGTCGGTATGAATTTTCAGATTTTCTATAGTGGAGTTAAATAATAGGATTGTATTCTCTATTAATTCTATTGCTTCACAGAAAGGAGCTTTTGTTAATTGATAATCACGATTATAGCCACTAGGAACGCCATCAATTATAGAAGTAATTTGTTGTAAGTAACCTTGATATAGTTTTGCATTGCCCCTCATAATCTCAAATAGATCATAATTACGCTTTTGAGGCATTATAGATGATCCAGTTGTGTATGAGTTATCAAGGCTAAAGTAGTTAAATTCAGACATTGTGAAAAGCATCATATCATTAGCAAATCTTGAGTAAATACTCATAGGATTTGATAATGTTTGAAGAATTAGTTTTTCAAAATATCCTCTAGAAAAAGCACAATAAATAGGATTTTCTTGTGTTCTATTAAAACCAAGTTGTTCAGTTGTATAATCTTTATCATGCTTAAAATTATCAATACCAAAACCTGATGCAGATCCTAGAGGGTTTTGGTTTATGACTTTATTGGTAGTTGATACTAATAGAAGAGTATCTTCTAAAGCATCTGCAAAAGAACCTAACCATACTGAAACCGTTGTTGGCATAGCTTTTTGCATATGTGTATAACCAGGCATTGGAGTATTTACATATTTATTAGCTTTTGTCCGTAGGGTATAAATATTTTCCTGTATAGCTTTTTCCAATAGTTTAATTTTATCTACCATAAAAAGACGAAGCATTACTAGAGACTGATCATTTCTACTTCTTCCAGTATGTATTTTTTTACCAACATCCCCATAGTGTGTGCAGAGATATTGCTCAATTGCTGTATGACTATCTTCTTGATCTTGAGTTATTGAGAATTTATCTTCAGCTAAAAGTTCTTCTATCTCTTGAAGGCCTTTTTCTAATAGAGAAAGTTCATCCTTGGAAAGCACATTTATTTTATGCAACATTTTTGCATGAGCTAAGCTAGCTTGTAGATCATATTTTAATAGTTTCTGATCAAGTACATAGTCTTGACCTACAGTGTATTTTTCAACTATAGGTAAGAGTTTATCTGTTTCAGTTTGCCAAAGTTTTTTACTCATAATATTTATTTCTTATTTTTCATTATTGAATAAGCGGTACGTTGAGCTAAGCTATGAAGTTCTATAAATCCAGCAGAAGCATTATGGTTGAATAAATCTCCACCAGCTTCAAAAGTTGCTAGCTCAGGTTTAAGCATAGAAAAAGGTGATTCTACAGCGACTACTTCTATATTACCTTTATATAAAGATATAGTAACTTTCCCTGTAACCTTTTTATTTTGTTCTTCTATAAATGCAAGAATGTTATTCATAACAGGATTATACCATTCAGCAGCATAAGCAAGATAAGCCCATTTGCTATCCATAAATGATTTTAGTTCATTTTCCTGACGTGTAGAAACTAATTGCTCTAGTTTTTTATGAGCAGCTATTATAATACTTGCTCCTGGATTCTCATAAATTCCTCTAACTTTTAAACCAATTAATCTATCTTCAATAAGGTTAAACACTCCAACTCCATGTTCACCACCAATCTTATTACATTGCATGATTAGCTCAGCTAAAGGCATTGACTGACGATCTAACTTAGTTGGTATACCTTCAACAAAATCTAATGTAATAGTTTGAAGCTTATTTACAGCATTCTCAGGAGTTTTACACCATTGTAGAATAGCCTCTTTAGGAGCAATTAAATTTGAATGTTCTATTTCTCCACCTTCTGCAGTGTTTCCCCACATATTCTCATCATATGAGTAGGGTTTGTCTTTTTGTTGTTTAACAGGTATGCCATGTTTTTCAGCGTATTCTAATTCTTGCTCTCTACCCATTCCCCATTCTCTAACAGGAGCGATTGTTTTTATATTTTCATCTAAAGTAGTAAGATAACTTTCAAAACGAACTTGATCATTACCTTTACCAGTACAGCCATGGGCAACAACTTGGCAATCATATTTTTTAGCTACTTCAACAGCTATTTCTGAAATAATAACTCTGCCAAGAGGAGTTGAAAGGGCATAGCCTCCCTGATAATCAGCATTTGCTTTAATAGCTTTACTTATAACCTCATCTGCAAAGCGAGTTTTTGCATCATATACAACAGCATCTATAGCTCCTAAATTTATAGCTTTTTGTTTTATTTGTTCTAAATTGTCAGCTACTTGTCCAATATCTATAGTTAAGGCAACCACTTCTACTTCATATTCTTCTTGTATCCATTTTAACATTACAGAAGTATCTAGACCTCCAGAATATAGTAGAAGGCAGCGTTTAAAATCTCCTTTCTTTGCCTCATGACTAGCAACTTTTTGATATTGTTTTGACATATAAAACTCTCCCCATGTAAATTGAATTTTTATTCATTCTATCAAAAAAAAATGCAAGTACAAATATTTAGTTACAGCTAATATATAATTATTATTCTCTGATGTTATTATGCTATTAAAAGGTTTTAATATTATGTTATTTAAAATATACTCATAGAATAATTATTCACAAAAGTGAAAAATGAAGCTATTTATAGGTATTTTTCTGATTATTGGTTCTACTATAGGTGGTGGCATTGTAGGGTTGCCTATAGCTGCTGTTAATTTAGGTTTTTTAGGAAGTTTATTTGCTATATTTTTAGTGTGGTTAATAATGACTATTACTGGATTATGTATATTAAAAATCTCATATAATTTGCCAGTTGAGCATAATACATATTTTACACTATCTACTAAATACTTAGGTTTTAAGGGAGCTAAGTTTAGTGTTTTTGGGAGCTACTTGTTAATTCTATATTTAACTTTAGCTGCTTATATATCTGGAGTTAGTTCAGCCATAAGCTTATATCTTTTAGAAAGTAGTAATTTAAGCTATTTATTATCAGGAGTAATTCTGATTTTCATATTAGGCGGAATTACAGCATATAATTCTAGACTAATAATTAAAAGTAATGTCCTATTTGTAACAGCTAAGCTTTCTCTTATTGTTGTGGCTATATTTTTAATTTTTTATACTACTAATACAGTTGCTATAAGTATTAATAGTTATCCTATTCGTTCAGTTGGAGCATTATCATTTTTGTTTGTTTTATTTAATGCATTTGGCTATCACTTTATAATCCCTAGTTTGGTAAAGTTTTATGATCGATATTTATCATTAAAAACTTTAGCATTTCTACTTATCTTTAGTACTTCATTAATAGCTTTTATATATATGGCTTGGGTTTTAGCTATATTCTTTACTATACCTGTAGATGGAAGTTATGGGATGTTAAGTATCTATGATAGTGAAAATCAGCTTGTAGCTTTTAACAATAGCATTAGTTTTTTCACTAAGTCTAATGCTATTAGTAATATACTTAGTGCTTTTCAACTTATATCAATGGTGGGTTCTTTTTGCTGTATTTCTATAGGTGTAATGGATGCTTTGAGAGATGCTTTTGGCCAGAATGCTTATATTAAAGTTCTTGTTTGTACTTATTTACCACCACTTATTTTAATGTGTCTATCACAAAATATGTTTTTAATTGCGATGTCACTAGCTGGGATACTAACATTCTATGTTGAAGTATTTGTACCTATTGCAGGAGTAAGAAATTTTTATAAAAGTCTAAAGGTATAAGCTTATAAAAACTTTATAAAAAAGTTAGAATGCTACTATATTAGTAAAGTATTAAGTTATATGAGCTATCCAGTTTTAGAATATTCTTATATAGAACTTCCAGAGGAGTTTTATTCTAGTCAGACTTTAGAAAATTTTCTTGATGCAAAAGTAATTATATTTAATCATAAATTAGCAAATGAATTAGGATTAGATGTAAGTAGTTTAAATGAAAAAGAATTGTTAGGTTTTCTACTTGGAAAATCTAGTAAAAATCCAATAGCACAAGCTTATGCGGGACATCAGTTTGGAAACTTCACAATGCTTGGTGATGGAAGAGCAGCATTAATTGGAGAGTATAGAACAAAGTCTAATAAATTATTCGATATACATTTAAAAGGCTCAGGGAAGACTAGATACTCTAGAGGCGGTGATGGCAAGGCTGTTTTAGGTCCTATGTTGAGGGAGTATATAATTAGTGAAGCTATGAGTGGTTTTGATATACCAACAAGCAGGTCTCTAGCAATAATCTCTACAGGGGAACCAATTTATAGAGATGGGCTAAAGAAGGGAGCAATAGTTGTTCGTGTAGCAAGTAGCCATATCCGGGTTGGAACTTTCCAATATGCTGCAACTTTGGGAGATAAAGAGTTAGAGTCTCTGTTAGATTTTACTTTGAGAAGATACCAAATTGATCCAAAAGATAATAAAGCAAAAGCATTACTTGAATATACTGTAGAGAAACAAGCTAAACTAATAACTGAATGGGAAAGAGTAGGTTTGATTCATGGAGTAATGAATACTGATAATATGACTATCTCGGGAGAAACTATAGATTTTGGGCCGTGTGCTTTTATGGATGAATATCATCCAGACACCGTCTTTAGCTCAATAGATAGAAGAGGGCGATATGCTTTTGCAAATCAAGCACCAATAGCACAGTGGAACTTAGCACGATTTGCAGAAAGTCTTTTACCTTTACTTGCAGATAGAACTGAAGAAGCTATAGACATTGCTCAAGAAATTATAGAAAAATTTGCTGACCTATATAAAAATAGTTGGCTTAAAATGATGTCAGCAAAATTAGGGCTAGTAAATTTTCAATCTCAAGATCAAGAATTTATAACTAAGCTACTAGAATTAATGGCTAAATATAGATTAGATTATACAAATACTTTTTATGATTTAGGCAATGATTCTTTAGATGTATCTAATAAGCTAGATTTGGAGCAGTGGCTTAATAGTTGGCAAGAAAGAATAAAAGAGACTAGAGAAGAATCTTTAAAATTGATGAAAAAGACTAACCCTATATTTATTCCAAGAAATCATAAAGTTGAACAAGCTTTAAGAGCAGCAGAAAATAAGAATGATTTATTACTATTTAATAAATTATTAAAGGTATTACAAAAGCCTTATGACTTTAATCAGGATTATAATGAATATATGCTTCCACCTAGCTTAGATGAGAAGGTAGAACAGACATTTTGTGGAACATGAAACCTTAAAGTTTGATAGATTTTGCTTTCTCTTTAGCTTGGTTAAGAAGAACTTCTTCAGCTATATCTTTTTTTGCTACTCCTTCTATACGGATAATCTCAATATCAGTAATACCAATAAAGTTTAGTATAGTTTGTAGGTAGCCTTCTTGATAATCTAAAGATTTAGCAGGCTCTTCTCTATATACTCCTCCTTTACTAAGAATAAGTATAGCTTTTTTGCCTTTAACTAAACCTTCAGGGCCATTTTCTGTATAACGAAATGTTTTTCGAGCGATAAGTATATGATCAATCCAAGCTTTTAGCATAGAAGGAATACTAAAGTTGTACATAGGAGATTCTATAACTATTACATCAGCAGAAAAAAGTTCATCTATTAACTTATTTGAAAGGGCTAGCCCTGCTTCATCATTAGTAAATAAAGCATTAAGAAAATTTGGATTTAAATGATTAATAGTATCTTTTACAAGATCTCTTTCTATAATTTGTGTTTCAGGAGCTATATTTTTAAAATGATTTATCAAAGTATTTCCAACATTTCTTGAAAAAGACTTTTGAAGATTACTGCTTGTTCTTATATGTAAAACTTTTTTCATTATTCTTATCCTTTTTTTTTCTTAAAAGTCTATAGACTATATTCTGATAATTGAAAGAAAAAAGCAAGAAGGTACAGAAATGTCAGATACTTACAAAAGTGTTACTAATAAACTTTCTGAGGAAAGTTGTAGGTCGTATAGAGAGGTTTTAAGTTTAGTAGGGGATAAGTGAAGTATTGTATTGATAAATCACTATTAGAAAATGAAACTAAACGATTTAGTGAATTACAATATGATATTAGTAAAATTTCACAAAGAATACTATCATTAAGTCTTCGAAATCTAGAGCGTAATGGTTTAGTTTCTCGTAGAGTGGAATCAACTATTCCTCCAAGTGTATATTATTCGCTTACACCTTTTGGAGAAACATTATTAGTACATATTAAAGGAATAATTGATTGGACAAGAAGGAATTATAAAGAAATCAAAAAGTCTCAAGAACTTTTTGATCAGAAGAAATAAGTATTATTGTTTTTCCCAAACACTGCTATTTGATGGAGTTTCACCTTTAGTCCACCATTTAGCTTTATAAGTGTTTCCGTTATAAGTTACTGTTTGACCACCAGTATAAGCTTGGTTTTTATCCCAAGCACCACCAACTACAAATGGTTTTTCCCAAACACCACCATTTGATGGAGTATCACCTTGTGTCCACCATTTAGCTGTATATGTTGTACCATTATATGTTACCTTGTCCCCAGTATTGTAAACCTTGCTAGAATCCCATGTTCCATTGCTAGGAGCTGGAGTCGGCGCAGGTGTTGGAGCTGGAGTCGGCGCAGGTGTTGGAGCTGGAGTCGGCGCAGGTGTTGGAGCTGGAGTCGGCGCAGGTGTTGGAGCTGGAGTCGGCGCAGGTGTTGGAGCTGCTGAACCTACTTTTTCCCATGCGTATTGACCATAAATTCCAAGTATATTATAAGCTGAATTTGAACACCATCCACCTTCTATACACTTATAATTATTACCATCAGAAGCTGTAACAATATCTCCAGTCTTATATGCATTTCCTGCAACATAATTTTGATAATTACCTGGAGCTGGAGTTGGCTCAGGTGTTGGAGTCGGAGTCGGCTCAGGTGTTGGAGTCGGAGTCGGCTCTGGAACTGAATTATTAACAGTAGTAAATTGTATACTATCTTTCTTAGATGTACCTGATGATGAGTTAGCAATAACTTCAATACTATAACTAGCTCCTTCTTCTAAATTAGTAAGAATATAATTTTGACTAGTAATGTTTGAAGCCACAGTACTTCCATCAAGAAGAACTGTATAAGTTATAGAGCCATCAATTTCTGGCTTATTCCAAGAAATATTAGCAGATGTTTCAGTTATATTATCAACTGATGCATAAAGAGCATCAGACTGATATACTTTAGCTACAGCCTCAATTAGAGATTTATTAGGATCTGTAGAGTCACCATCTGCTTCCCAGAACATAGTTCCACCAAGATTCATACTCTTAGCATATTTAGTTTTTTCACCTACAGACCAAACATCATCATAAGTAATGAAAGTTTTTGTAGAAGGACTATATGCCCAAGGTTGAAGCGCTACTTTACCATACTTGTTAAATATATCTATATTTGATTTTGTATCATAGAATTTTAAATTAGATAATCCACTTACAGGTTTTGATGTGCCACAACCATTTACAGGATCAGCTACTGGATTGATTAAACATTTATAGTCAAATACTCCATTTTCATAGTCACCAAAACCAGGAGCTGTTATAGTTTCAAATAATCCACCATTTGTATCACTATCTACCATCATAGATCTTGCATATAAAGGTAGACCTACTATTAATTTATCGGCAGGTACACCAGCTTTAATATAAGCATCAACGGAACCTTTAATTGACCAGCCACCTTCTTTACCTATTGCTTGATCTAAAGTAGATCCATCACCAGCATCAGTAACGTTATCTTGAGCATCAGCTGGTGATTCTCCAGCTGTATATACTTTATTTTGATATGGAGTATCACTAGGGAAGTCAAGTGACGCTTGGAAGTATGCAGGGAATCCTGTTCCCCATGCACCTTGATAGTCATAGTTCATGATATTAATTTCATCTACAGTTTGCCCAACTTGTTTCCAGAAGTCTGGTACACTATTTGGGTTACTAGAATTTTCCATAGCTTCTATACGGCTTCTAGCACCATTAACAGCTATAGCAAGATAGTATTTCTTACCATCTGCTTGACTAGCTTTATCTAATTCTGTACGAAGAACTTTAAGGAAAGCTAACATTTTCTTAGATGGAGCAACTTCATTACCATAGTCAGACCACCATTCCCAGTCAATATCTATACCATTGAAGCCAAGCTTACGCATCAACTCTACTGACTGCTTAGCAAAATTTTGCATACTTTGTTGGTTTGAAGCTAATGCATCAAACATTGGAGCTGTAGTAACTCCATTATTAGTCCAACCACCAAATGATAAAAATGATTTTAAATAAGGATATTTTTGAGCTGCTCTAGCTGCTGCAGAAAGTCCCCATGTATCAGCTGAAGCATCTAAAGTTTTTATATTACCAGTTGACTTATCAAATCCTATAAAAGCATAAATTATAGTATTTAATTTGTCATATTTGAAAGTATATGGGTCGTATTTACGTCCCCAAACTGCCCATTGAGCATAATATGCAGCATTAGTATATCCTGGAGCTGGATCTTTACATACGTTATCAGCACAAGGCCTTTCAATTTGTAAATCTTTACCATCAACTTTTAGATCGTATATTATAGGAACTACAACACCAGGTAATACAATAGCATTACCAGAATCAGTTCCCATAATGTCACAAGATTGGGTTAAGTTTAGTGATCCGCCATTACTTAGTGATAATTTAGTTACATAGTTTCCATTAGCATTTTGAGTAGTATCATATTTAATAAGATCTGCTCTAGCTCCAAAACATGTACCCCAACCCGTTTTAGGTTTGAAGTTACTAGTAAACTCAACTACTTTTGCAGAAGATACATTACTAATTTTTAGAACTATTTTATTGTTATAGTCTTTAAATGGTGCCTGAAAATCATACGTTTCAACGTTGTTTACAGGAGTAGCATTTACCATAGAAAATGAGCTTAAACCCATTAATGCGCAAACTGCTGAGACTAATTTCGTTTTGTTTCTCATAGAGCTTTCCTTTAGTTGTTTAGTTAAAATATAAATATTTTTATTAATTATATGTTGTATAAAAGTTATTTCAATTAATGTATACAGCAAATATATTTATTTATAATAATTTTAAACTTAAAAATAAATTATACAACAAATACTGACCATAATATTAAAATTAAATTAATTAATTGTTATAATAATATTAAGATTGGAAAGTTAATTAGACTTAATTTTTTGTTAAAAGTTTTATAAAGCTTTCTATAAAACTTAATCTTTCTTCAGCTGTTTTGGTAATTTTAGTTATAAGTAAATCTTGATCTTTTGATAGTTTAAAATCCATAGGTCTACTTTGAATAGCTTTTATTAATAAAGAAGGATCAAATTTTAATGGTGTTGAAAATACTATTTTTCCACTAGTGCTAAACATTTTAATTTGTTGTATTCCTAGCTTCATGGCATCTAATCTAATATGAGCAACTTTTAATAGGTATTGTACTTCTAAAGGAAGTAGTCCAAAACGATCAATAAGTTCAATTTTTATATCTATTAATTGTTTATGATCTGCTTTAGATATTCTTTTATAAATATTTAGTCTAGTATTTACATCGTTTACATAGTCATCCGTTATAAGAGTTGGAATATTTAGTTCGACTTCACAAGTATTCGCATTTATAAGCTCTTCTACATTTAATTCTTTGCCAGCTTTTATATTAGCAATAGTCTTATCTAAAAGTTCCATATATAAATTTAGACCAATACCATCAATGTTTCCACTTTGCTCTTTGCCTAATATTTCACCAGCACCTCGAATCTCTAAATCATGATTGGCAAGCATAAAGCCACCACCAAGAGAATCTGTAGAATCAATAGCGTCTAATCTTTTTCTAGCATCTTTAGTAATACTAGTCTCATCAGAGATTAGTAAATAAGCATATGCTTGGTGATGAGACCTTCCAACACGACCTCTAAGCTGATGTAATTGTGCAAGCCCAAACTTGTTAGCATTCTCTATAATTAGAGTATTAGCATTTGGAATATCTATACCTGTTTCAATAATAGTTGTACAAAGTAATATATGAAATTTGTTATGTTTAAAATCAAACATAACTTTCTGAATTTCTCTTTCACTCATTTGTCCATGAGCAACGGTAATTCTACACTTTGGAAACATCTCCTCTAGAATTTCTTTTTTCTTTTGAATAGTTTCGACATGATTGTGAAGATAGAATATTTGTCCACCACGCATAGTTTCTCTAAGTATAGCTTCTCTAACTATATTACTATCATATTCTTTAACAAAGGTTTTTACAGATAATCTTTTAGCAGGAGGAGAGGCTATTATAGAAAGATCTCTAAGCGAGGAAAACGCCATACTCAAGCTTCTTGGTATAGGTGTGGCTGACATTGTTAAGATATCTATTTCAGCCTTTAAAGCTTTTAGTTTCTCTTTTTGATCAACTCCAAAACGATGTTCTTCATCTATTATTAGTAGACCTAAATTCTTAAATTTAATTTTAGAAGAGATAAGTTTATGTGTTCCAATAATAATATCGACATTACCTTTTTCTAAATCTTCAAATAACTCTTCTTGTTTTTTTGCTGTTTTTGAGCGAGTAATAACTTCTATATTTACAGCAGTATTAGCAAAGCGATCTCTAAAATTATTATAATGCTGTTGGGCTAATATTGTAGTAGGTACAAGTATAGCTACTTGTTTCTGATTATGTGTAGCTAAAAAAGCGGCTCTCATTGCCACCTCTGTTTTACCAAAACCAACGTCTCCACAGATTAATCTGTCCATTGGCTTACTTGCTATCATATCTTTAAAAACATCAGAGATAGCTTTTTGTTGATCTAAAGTTTCTTCATATGGAAAATCAGCACAAAATCTAAGATACTCTTGTTCATCAAGATGATTTGAGAAACCTTGTTTTAATTCTCTTTTTGCGTAAATTTCTAATAAATTAGCAGCAACATCAATAATTCTTTTTATAGCCTTATCTTTTTGCTTGCTCCATTTATCAGTGCCTAATTTATTTAAAACAATATTATCTGTAATAGATGAGTTATATATACTTATTAAATTTAAAGATGTTACAGGAACATAGATTTTCGCATTATCAGCATATTTTAGTAATATAAACTCATCTTTCTTGTTATTAATCTCTAGAATTTCTAAACCTTCATATTTTCCAATCCCATAGTTAATATGGACTATGTGCATACCTTTTTTTAAATCTGTTAAGTCTTTTAAATCAACTGTAGGTAAGTCATCAAAATTTTTAGATTTAGCTATAGCCTTAGTATGTTCTGGAAAAAGCTCTGATTCTGTAATTATTACTATTTTACTAGAAATAACTATACCTTCTTGAAAAGGCGAATATATAAGAGAGTATTTACTGT
This window encodes:
- the mfd gene encoding transcription-repair coupling factor; its protein translation is MIPNTINSKDTIISNAYGPSFSIFIKEFIKSNNNFHFIITEDSQQASKIYDELKYLTKDSKLEVLYFPSLEILAYDRFSASNDILSTRQKILYKLENNPKNTILISNISTILKKLAPKIFLEQNSFILKVNDTFDITKQKSKLIDLGYSFVNNVFEKGEFSIRGNIIDIYPIGSNIPYRIDLFDDEVDSIKELDIETQRSSNSIEEISLIPTHEIIYNNDSINLALNKLEDFFGSNVKNSSIVKYIKNKEFFSGIEFYTPLFYKKLENIFDYLPQNLNIHLFGDIYSSINAFTEEVKNRYKQLNIDIDRPILEYRELFLTLENIQENIKNYKVIKWLENDISKSKILPIDNLPNINANYKLNKPFNNLQNFLDNKSFEKIIFSTDTLGRGEILQEHLKKIGLKLSNFKSLDDALNSDSKYSLIYSPFQEGIVISSKIVIITESELFPEHTKAIAKSKNFDDLPTVDLKDLTDLKKGMHIVHINYGIGKYEGLEILEINNKKDEFILLKYADNAKIYVPVTSLNLISIYNSSITDNIVLNKLGTDKWSKQKDKAIKRIIDVAANLLEIYAKRELKQGFSNHLDEQEYLRFCADFPYEETLDQQKAISDVFKDMIASKPMDRLICGDVGFGKTEVAMRAAFLATHNQKQVAILVPTTILAQQHYNNFRDRFANTAVNIEVITRSKTAKKQEELFEDLEKGNVDIIIGTHKLISSKIKFKNLGLLIIDEEHRFGVDQKEKLKALKAEIDILTMSATPIPRSLSMAFSSLRDLSIIASPPAKRLSVKTFVKEYDSNIVREAILRETMRGGQIFYLHNHVETIQKKKEILEEMFPKCRITVAHGQMSEREIQKVMFDFKHNKFHILLCTTIIETGIDIPNANTLIIENANKFGLAQLHQLRGRVGRSHHQAYAYLLISDETSITKDARKRLDAIDSTDSLGGGFMLANHDLEIRGAGEILGKEQSGNIDGIGLNLYMELLDKTIANIKAGKELNVEELINANTCEVELNIPTLITDDYVNDVNTRLNIYKRISKADHKQLIDIKIELIDRFGLLPLEVQYLLKVAHIRLDAMKLGIQQIKMFSTSGKIVFSTPLKFDPSLLIKAIQSRPMDFKLSKDQDLLITKITKTAEERLSFIESFIKLLTKN